gaacatcaacggaattattggattaagaggcgtgaagtaGTCCGactgtcaacaaagcctcatcatcatcatcatcttcataccctcgtcgggatactcgcaacttggctgcagccagagatatgttgagttgtactcttccaaccttatctccacatgcaagtcgtgtccttgcatatattcaatctgttattgcaaaatatgaagccaatgacccggaagttagcggtataccagagtggcgtgattggtggcgagTTGAGAAGcgttttttacgcttaaccgggttgTTCCtacttattatacatcttttgatttctgataatttttgtaatgtatttggtttaaaattaaatgaaatgatcattttgaaagtgttgagttatgcttgtttgatttgcttccattttttcaactccatagatctatcagtcatcatcaagatctgattatggcacaacttcctaacatatatggcacaacttcctaacatatatattaattaaaaaacaactcaacccacacattagtataaatacattgcattatctcaactaacatgcatttccattatctcaatatattctccaaaccctaactcgctaaaacatgctcgatccgtcTCAAGGACGcaaaagaagatggaaatgaaataattagaaacacatacatggaaatgaaataattatcTTTGAActtaatggtcgataaaaacacatacattgaaatgaaataattagaacaataaaataatgacgatgaaacaaacctgataattacttcgtacgtaaagagacgatgaaatcaacggtGATTTAAAGcgaagaaagagagaaagagacgatgagaaagtgtgtgttttgtgtttgtgtttggcttgctttgggtttgtgtttgtgtattaaggtttgtgttttgtgggtcattagacttgtgtttgtgtggtttatagtatggaaggtattgacaacggttattaaacaacaaccgttgtgaaatatgttttaacaacggttgtagaaaacacccgttgttaaataaggtttaacaacgggtttcaaaaataaccgttgttattacttttcactaactttgcgccaattttgcgccaaattattaacaacgcttccgcatgtgtgacccgttgttaaaactaataacaacggtttttataaccatacccgttgtaattgattttagtaaaattcgcgccatgcaTTCTACAACgtttattgtgattttcgtgaatattcgttgttaaaggggcgttgtagttgcctggatttgtagtagtgaaaggtcgggacgagcggattgtgcaggtggtggacgagcggcttggtaggtgggacgctcggattgtagagcTCTAGGACGAGCGGCCTGGCGAAAACTCTTGACGAGCGGCTTGATCTTTGGGACGAACAGATTCCAGTCCAGTGagcttttttttctttccttcttttcttcttccaacaatcctctgGGATCTTGCCGGAGATGCAAGGATATTCTTCATCATTGCTCATCTACttcattatttacaaaggccttctagtcttgtcttcgctttgatgcttggtcattagattcgatcaatttagctctattttgccatgaaaatgcaaggtatgcactcctctcctaccaagggatcaaaacctcgaagaatatgcaaaacaaaggactaaagatagtaaatgacccaaatatgcactaaaaagcataggaacgaggctaattcggggactaaatatgctcaaatattggtcacatcaaacaGGTAAActtgattcgacaaaagatgaaagcagctcaagatcggGAAAAGAGATATGCTGACTTGCATCGCAAGGATATCGAGTTTGAGGTGGgtgataaggttcttttgaaagtatcACCTATGCGCGGCGTCATGAGATTTGGCAAGAgagggaagttgagtcagaaaTTCATCGGTCCATATGAGATTTTAGATCGGGTAGGCGAGGTAGCTTATCGGCTAATTTTACCaccatctctcgatcgagtgcataATATTTTTCATGTGTTACAActtcggaaatatgtgagtgatccgtcacatgtgctcGAGGTTGAGAATATCGAGTTAGATGAAGCTCTAACTTATGCGGAGCTACTAAAGGATATATTGGATCGTAaggtgcgcaagacaaggaatggtgaaaccGTCTTGCTTAAGGTgctatggtctaatcacaatgtggaagaagccACTTGGGAGCCGGAAGAGGCAATGAGGGAATGCTACCCACACCTTTTTGAGCagatatgtttggttacggggtcaTAACCTTTGTGTTTTaaaggggtaggagatgatcgcatgtgTTTTGGGGTAGTTTTGAGGTCGGTATGGTTGTGTTTTGGTTTGTGTGAACATAGTTGGTTATGGTTAGATGCATGGTTAGTGTCTTTTGAGTTGGGTGTTCTTTCGAGTTGCATGGTTAGTAGGTTGCTTATCACATGTTGTATCAGGTATGgtgtgaactttggggacgatgttcgttttaaggagggaagactataatagtACAGTTTTCTGGTCTCAGCTTACTTGGCCGATAGGCCagactcggtcgagtaagttgtCGAGTGCTTTTAGACAAACTTTTATTttgggtgcactcggccgagttgtgAGGAACTTGGTCAAGTAGGTCGTACTTGGCCGATTAcctcaggtactcgaccgagtatccggtctgacgggttatttTCTCCACGGTTTGATTAAGATAATTGGAGGAGTATATTTAAGTCGTGTTATTGGTTTAATCATTTTATAATCAGTTCTTAATCACTTTCTCAACCTCTAAACTACGTAACACTGCTCTCCAACTATCTTCATCAATTTCCAAGGCTAGGGTTCATAGAATTGGGGGTTTTCGTTCCTTTTCCGCGTCAATTCGATCAGTAAGTAATTTTACCCCTTGTTTATTGATATTTTGGTTATAGATTTACAAACCCTAATTGGGATTTGAGGGAATTGGGGGTGATTAGCCTTGTTATGTGTGGTTATTGATTGTATGATGTCATATTAAGTGAGGACTTTGTAGAGGAGGCGTTCTAGCGTGATTTTGTTGTGTTTTGCTTGGATcgtgataaggtagggtttctctactcggtTGATTGTGTAATCGATTATAAGATGTGATCTTGATTGATTGGTTGACATGATTATTATTGTGAATTGAGATTGTATTGCTAATTGGTTATTGTTGTGGGAccattttcgggagatggttccaaccccatgttcgccctttgtggctcccgtcacaagggggatgtgcacattaatgatccgggttcactcgttgcgatgagcggggatttggtgggcaaagttgcggtcccccactggcggtgtgggttacCTTTTGCCATggtgtagacacctcaaagttgtctactagctttacgggtacccgatgatgaggctaaaattTAATGATTAAATGGAAATTAACGATGTTTAAATTAAAGGCGCTTTACGCTTGTTTCCCAAAAAATTACTTATAAATGGCATAAAACCACCCATTAGCTCTTTTATTTCTACTTATCCCACTGTTAATGGCATAAAACCATTCCTACACCTTTGTTCCATTCTTGACATCCCATTTCATATTCAAGTCATACAATTAGTTACACATTTTTATTAATAGGCCCAAGTAATTAAGGCAAACTACCTTATTAGTCAGTCTGTTGATAACTGAGGCTTATTAGACACGGAGGCCCACGACTTTGTTGAGTGTTTGTTTAGACAGTGGAATGATAAGATTTGTACTAAAGTAATGCTTTCATATCATACTTTGGAATTTGAACAACACTACTAGATCACAGAGATCAAAACAAATTAGGATAAGCAATGACAAGTATGACCGCACTTTCGTAAGACTCTAAGTGAATTGCATTTAGGATACTAGATTAAAATATTGTTATCTAAAGATGATAATTGATAGAGTTTTTCAAATTGCAGCGTTACTTATTTTAATACAAGTCTAATGAAACTGCATCGACAAACATATATAAATAAACCATTCATAAATCGGAGGAGGAGGACGAAAATACAAAAATACGAGAGATACACAAATAAAACCAGTTCAGAATTTCTACTCTTATATTACCCGTCTCAAATATATTGTCCCAGT
This sequence is a window from Silene latifolia isolate original U9 population chromosome 8, ASM4854445v1, whole genome shotgun sequence. Protein-coding genes within it:
- the LOC141595246 gene encoding uncharacterized protein LOC141595246: MKAAQDREKRYADLHRKDIEFEVGDKVLLKVSPMRGVMRFGKRGKLSQKFIGPYEILDRVGEVAYRLILPPSLDRVHNIFHVLQLRKYVSDPSHVLEVENIELDEALTYAELLKDILDRKVRKTRNGETVLLKVLWSNHNVEEATWEPEEAMRECYPHLFEQICLVTGS